The genomic window AATTTATTAATTAATATGTTTACATTTGTATCTTTTCGAACTTCAATAACAACTCTTATACCTTTACGATCTGATTCATCTCTTAAGTCAGTTATACCCTCGATTTTTTTCTCTCTAACCAATTCTGCAATTTTTTCTAATAATCTAGATTTATTAACCTGGTAAGGTATTTCGGTAATAATAATAGCATTTTTACCGCCTTTTCTTTCCTCAATTTCATAACGTGATCTTATTTTTATGCTTCCTCTTCCTGTTCTATAGGCATTCTTAATACCAGTATCTCCCATTATAATACCCGCAGTAGGAAAGTCTGGACCCTTAATAGAAGTCATAATTTCATCAATAGTTACCTCTGGATTATCTATAACCATTTTTATACCATCAATTACTTCGGTTAAGTTATGGGGAGGAATATTTGTTGCCATACCTACAGCTATACCAGATGATCCATTAATTAATAAATTAGGAATTCTTGCTGGTAATACTTCAGGTTCTTCTCTTGAATCATCATAATTTGGTCTCCAGTTAACTGTCTCTTTTTCTATATCCTTTAGTAATTCTGAAGCTATTTTAGCCATACGACTCTCGGTATAACGCATAGCCGCTGCAGAGTCACCATCTATAGATCCAAAATTTCCATGTCCATCAACTAAAGGATAACGCATAGCAAAGTTTTGGGCCATTTTAACCATAGTTTCATATATAGCTGAATCACCATGAGGGTGATACTTACCCATTACTTCTCCAACTATATTTGCAGATTTTTTATGAGGTTTATCATGGGTCATGCCTTGGTCATGTAATGCATAAAGGATTCTTCTATGTACTGGTTTTAACCCATCTCGTACGTCTGGTAGAGCACGAGATACTATAACACTCATTGAATAATCTAAAAATGATTTTTTTATTTCTTTTTCTATATCTATTGGAACAATTTTATTAAACAAACTACCATCAGCCAACTTATACCACCTCTTATATATCTAAATTGGTAACATATTTTGCATTTTCTTGTATAAATTCTCTTCTTGGTTCAACATTATCCCCCATTAAGCTTGAAAAAACTCCGTCTGCTCTAATTGCATCTTCTATAGTAACCTGCAAAATTGTCCTGCTTTCTGGATTCATTGTAGTTTCCCATAGTTGTTCTGGGTCCATTTCACCTAGGCCTTTGTATCTTTGTATTGACCACTTTTTTTCTGATTCTTTTAAATAATTATTCATTGATTCTTCATCATAAAAATAGTTAATTTCTTTACCTCTTTTTAAGCCATAAAGAGGTGGTTGTGCTATATAAACATAACCATATTCTATAAGCTGACGCATATAGCGATAAAAGAAAGTTAGTAATAAAACTCGAATATGTGAACCATCAACATCAGCATCAGTCATGATTATAAGTTTATGATAACGAGATTTTTTTATATCGAAATCTTCGTCTATACCAGAGCCAATAGCTGTAATTAATGATTTTATTTCTTCATTAGATAAAACTTTATCTAATCTTGCTTTTTCTACATTTAATATTTTTCCTCTTAGAGGAAGTATTGCTTGGTTGTTTCTATCTCTACCTTGCTTAGCTGAACCACCAGCAGAATCTCCCTCTACAATAAATAATTCTGTTTGTGAAGGATCTCGGTTACTACAATCAGCTAATTTACCTGGTAAGGCAATTGATTCTAGTGCACTTTTTCTTCTGGTTAATTCTCTAGCTTTTTTGGCTGCTTCTCTTGCTCTTCTAGCAGATATGGCTTTGTCTACTATCTTTTTGGAAACATTAGGATTTTCATTTAAAAAATCTTCCATATAGTCATAAATCGTACTTTCTACTATACCTCTAACATATGTATTACCTAACTTTGTTTTTGTTTGACCTTCAAATTGTGGCTCTTTTACTAAAACTGAGATAATTGCTACTATTCCTTCTCTTATATCTTCTCCAGAAAGGTTGCCATCGTTTTCTTTTAGTAAACCATTTTTCTTAGCATAATCATTGATTATTCGGGTAAGTCCATTTTTGAAACCTACTTCGTGTGTACCACCTTCATGTGTTTTTATATTATTAGCAAAGGAATAAAGGTTTTCACTAAAACCAGAATTGTACTGAATTGCTACTTCTACAACAACTTCATCTCTTTTGTTTTCAAAATATATAGGTTTATTGTTAATTGATTCTTTGTTTTTATTGATATATAAAACAAAGTCTTTTAGTCCATCTGTATATAAGAATTCTTTTTTTAGTGGTTCTTCTGTTCTTAAATCAGTAAAAATAATTTTTATGCCTTTATTTAAAAAGGATAATTCTCTTAATCTTTGAATAATTATTTCACTATCAAATGTAATATCTTCAAATATTTCAGGGTCTGGATAAAAATGAATGCTTGTCCCTGTTTCTTTTGTATCTCCGTTTTTTGTTATTTTAGTTACTGGTTTTCCTTTTTCATATCTTTGTTTGTATATATACCCATCTCTTTTTATTAATACATCCATTTTTCTTGATAATGCGTTAACAACAGAAAGACCTACACCATGTAGCCCACCGGATATAGTATAACCACTACCTCCGAATTTAGCTCCTGAATGAAGGGTTGTTAAAATAACCTCTATAGCCGGTACTCCTATTATAGGATGAATATCTGTTGGTATACCTCTACCATTATCACAAACAGTTACACTATTATCTTCATGAATTGTAATTTCTATAGCATCACAATAACCAGCAACTGCTTCGTCTATACTATTATCTACAATTTCAAAAACTAAGTGGTGAAGACCTTTAGATCCAGTTGAGCCTATATACATACCTGGTCTTTTTCTAACTGCTTCTAAGCCTTCTAATACTTGTATATTAGACGCATTATAGTTGTTTTCAAATCTGGCCAAAGTCTACACCCTCCTTATCATATTTAAAAACGCGTTTACAAAGAGTAAACGATGAAATAGGTGACATATAGATTTTATCATCACATATTACTAATGCTTTTTCTTTATTGTTAGAACTGATATTTATTATGTTTTTTTTATCTCTAGCTATTTCTATAATATCTAATACATCTTCTGAAACCGGGGGTTCTATGTTTAATATAGCAATTATACCTTTAGCAGAGATAACATAATCATTGCCTAGGTGTATATACATAAAATTACTCCTTTCCTATTAACTGCCCATCTTTTATAACAGATAATTTAGCTTCTACATTTCTTAAATTATTAGAATTTACTGATGTAAGAAAACTTTGAAATTCTGCTTTTGATAAATGGTTTAATAATAACAATCTTTTTTCTTGATCTAATTCAGCTAAAACTTCATCTAGTAAAAATACGGGATAATAATCTTTTATTTTTTTAAATGCATAAACTTCGGCTAATTTAAGACAGACAGCAATATTACGTTGCTGTCCTTGTGATGCAAAATGTCTCGCTAATTTATTATCTTGATATAAGTGAATATCATCAAGATGTGGCCCTATCATGCTTTTTTTTCTTTTAATTTCTTTATCTTTTATACTTCTTTGATTTTCAATAAATGACTTTTCTAGGATATTTTGGTTTATTTTTTCATCTTCTATATTAAAAGATAATGCATATCTTATTTTTATGGTATTTTTACCATTTGTGATTTCTTGGTATAAAGGCTTTATAATTTGATCTAACAAACTAGTAAAATTTATCCGGGATAAAATTAGTTTAACAGCCGTTTCTACAAATAAATCATTAATAATATTAAAGGATTTAGTATTAGTTTGATCATTTTTTAACAATAAATTCCTTTTTCTTAGAAGTTTACCATAATTATCAAAATTAAAAGAATAATCTTGAGATATTTGTTTTAAGGTAAAATCAATAAATTTTCGTCTTTTTAAAGGGCTACCCTTTACTAAGTCAAGGTCATCTGGAATAAATAAAACAAGTTTAAGGCTTTCGGGATTATTTATAGATGTTTTTTTATTATTTATTTGTAATATTTTATTTTTTGATTGATCTAGTTTAATAAATGAATTTATTTTTCGTTCATTGTTAACATATTTTGTTTTTATTGAATACCAGCTTTCTTCATAGTTAATTAAGTTAGTATCGGTAGGTGTTCTAAATGATTTTCCAGTTGATGATACAAAAATAGCTTCCAAAATATTTGTTTTTCCTTGTCCATTATCACCCATAAATATATTTAAGTTGCTTTCTGCATTATATTCCATTTTTTTAATATTTCTAAAATTTTTAATCTGGATATTCTTTAAAAACAAATTTTTTTTGCTCTCCCTTAACCTGTAGTACGAAGAGGTACTAATATATATAAATAATTATTTTTATCAGGATTTTTTATTAATGAAGGGCCTAGAGAACCAGAAAGACTTATCGATATTTCTTTTGTTTCATTATCTAATAATTTTACTACATCTAACAAATAATTAGTATTAAAAGCTATTTTAATATCATTATCTCCTTCCAAGTTAAATTCTTCTATGATTTCTACAATTTCTCCAATTGTTTCTGAAAAAGAGTTAATAGATATTTCATCTTCTTTAAAAGTGAACTGGGCATGTTGAATTTTTAATTTATCATCAGTTGGCATTGTTTTTGCTCTTTCTAGACTATTACTTAAAATATCAGTTTTCAATAATACTTTAGTATTAAAATTTTTTGGGATCACCTGATCGTAATTAGGATATTTTCCTTCTATTAATCGGGATAAAATTATGAAATTATCGTTATAAAATATTACATTGTTTTCTGAAAAACCTATTTTTATATCATCATCAGTATCGTCAAGTAGTCTTAAAAGTTCGTTAACAGATCTTATTGGAATTATAAAATTAAAAGGTTCTAAATTTATATTTTCGAGAGTATAGTTGTAAAAAGCTAGTCTATGTGTATCTGAAGCTACAATATTAATTTGGTTATTCTCAATTATATCAAAAAGAACACCTGTAAATACTTGTCTAAAATGATTATTTGTAGCTGCAAAGACTGTTTTTTTCAATGCTTCTTTTAATACATTTTGAGGAAGAGTAAATTTATATTCCATTTCTTTAAGAGGTAGTTCAGGATATTCTTGTATACTATATGTGTTTATAACTCCTGATGATCTACCATAAGATATATTTAACTTTGAAGAATTATTGTTAAATTCTATCGAAATAGTTGTATCGGGTAATAATTTTATGAAATCTGCAAAGTAATAGGCATTTACTAAAACAGAGCCTTCTTCTATTATATTTATTTCTTTAGTTGAAGCTTTAATGCCAATTTCCATATCAGTTGCAGTCATAGTTAAACCATGATTACTGCTTATTTCAATAAGTAAACCTGATAATGCAGCTACAGTATTTTTATTAGATGCTGCTCTATGTACAAGACTTGTTAAATAAGATAAATGTTTTTTGTTTATTGTAAATTTCACTAATTAACCTCCGCTCTTTTTTCTTTATTATTTATTAACAATTTAGTAGTAATATTAGTAGGCTTACAAATTATGTGGACAACTTAATCTAGCACTTAATTTACAGGAAACATAAAAGTGAATAAATTGTTAATAAGTAAGTTGATTAGTATGTATGGATTGTAATTACAATTATTTATTAATAGTATTTGATAGTTTTTCTATTGTATTTTCAAGTTTTTTGTTTTCTTTAATTTCTTTTTCTATTTTTTCTACAGCATGTATAACTGTAGTATGGTCTCTACCTCCAAATTGTTCTCCTATTTGTGGAAAAGAGGCATCTGTTAATTGTCTACATAAATACATAGCAATTTGTCTTGGAACTACTAGATGTTTATTTCTTTTTTTGGAAAGAAAATCTTTAATATCTAATTCATAATTTTGTGCAACTATATTTTGGATAATTTCAATAGTAATTTTTTTTGGTTGTGGTGCTGGTAGTATATCTTTTAATGCTTCAGCTGCTAAAGTCATATCTAATGGCCTCTTTGTTATTGTAGCATAAGCTAATAGTCTAATTAATGCACCTTCTAATTCTCGTATATTTGAATGTATATTAGTAGCTATATAGTCAAATATATCATTAGATATATCTAAATTTTCTTGTTGTGCTTTTTTTCTTAAAATAGCAATTCTAGTTTCTAAATCAGGTGGTTGTATGTCTGTAATTAACCCCCATTCAAAACGAGATCGTAAACGATCTTCTAATGTAGGTATATTTCTTGGTGGTCTGTCACTTGAAATAACAACTTGTTTATTAGATTCATATAAAGTGTTAAATGTGTGAAAAAATTCTTCTTGAGTTCTTTCTTTACCTGCTAAAAATTGTATATCATCAATGAGTAATACATCTACATTTCTGTATTTGCTTCTAAAAACCGCGGTTTTATCATCTTTTATAGATGAAATTAATTCATTTGTAAATTGCTCTGAAGATACGTATACCACAGAAAATAAAGGATTTTTAGTTAAAATGTGGTGTCCAATTGCCTGCATTAAATGTGTTTTACCTAACCCTACTCCACCATATATAAAAAGTGGATTATAAGCTTTTGCTGGAGATTCTCCTACTGCATAGCAGGCTGCATGTGCAAATCTATTACTATTTCCAACTACAAAACTATCAAAAGTATATTTGGTGTTTAGTGTTGGTATATTTCCATTTCTTTCTGATACAGGTTCGGTACTAATAACAATAGATATATTTTGATGTGTTAAGGTTTTTAGATTTTTTAATATTAGATCATTATAACGTGA from Candidatus Syntrophocurvum alkaliphilum includes these protein-coding regions:
- the remB gene encoding extracellular matrix regulator RemB, yielding MYIHLGNDYVISAKGIIAILNIEPPVSEDVLDIIEIARDKKNIINISSNNKEKALVICDDKIYMSPISSFTLCKRVFKYDKEGVDFGQI
- the gyrB gene encoding DNA topoisomerase (ATP-hydrolyzing) subunit B, with the translated sequence MARFENNYNASNIQVLEGLEAVRKRPGMYIGSTGSKGLHHLVFEIVDNSIDEAVAGYCDAIEITIHEDNSVTVCDNGRGIPTDIHPIIGVPAIEVILTTLHSGAKFGGSGYTISGGLHGVGLSVVNALSRKMDVLIKRDGYIYKQRYEKGKPVTKITKNGDTKETGTSIHFYPDPEIFEDITFDSEIIIQRLRELSFLNKGIKIIFTDLRTEEPLKKEFLYTDGLKDFVLYINKNKESINNKPIYFENKRDEVVVEVAIQYNSGFSENLYSFANNIKTHEGGTHEVGFKNGLTRIINDYAKKNGLLKENDGNLSGEDIREGIVAIISVLVKEPQFEGQTKTKLGNTYVRGIVESTIYDYMEDFLNENPNVSKKIVDKAISARRAREAAKKARELTRRKSALESIALPGKLADCSNRDPSQTELFIVEGDSAGGSAKQGRDRNNQAILPLRGKILNVEKARLDKVLSNEEIKSLITAIGSGIDEDFDIKKSRYHKLIIMTDADVDGSHIRVLLLTFFYRYMRQLIEYGYVYIAQPPLYGLKRGKEINYFYDEESMNNYLKESEKKWSIQRYKGLGEMDPEQLWETTMNPESRTILQVTIEDAIRADGVFSSLMGDNVEPRREFIQENAKYVTNLDI
- the dnaN gene encoding DNA polymerase III subunit beta; amino-acid sequence: MKFTINKKHLSYLTSLVHRAASNKNTVAALSGLLIEISSNHGLTMTATDMEIGIKASTKEINIIEEGSVLVNAYYFADFIKLLPDTTISIEFNNNSSKLNISYGRSSGVINTYSIQEYPELPLKEMEYKFTLPQNVLKEALKKTVFAATNNHFRQVFTGVLFDIIENNQINIVASDTHRLAFYNYTLENINLEPFNFIIPIRSVNELLRLLDDTDDDIKIGFSENNVIFYNDNFIILSRLIEGKYPNYDQVIPKNFNTKVLLKTDILSNSLERAKTMPTDDKLKIQHAQFTFKEDEISINSFSETIGEIVEIIEEFNLEGDNDIKIAFNTNYLLDVVKLLDNETKEISISLSGSLGPSLIKNPDKNNYLYILVPLRTTG
- the recF gene encoding DNA replication/repair protein RecF (All proteins in this family for which functions are known are DNA-binding proteins that assist the filamentation of RecA onto DNA for the initiation of recombination or recombinational repair.) codes for the protein MEYNAESNLNIFMGDNGQGKTNILEAIFVSSTGKSFRTPTDTNLINYEESWYSIKTKYVNNERKINSFIKLDQSKNKILQINNKKTSINNPESLKLVLFIPDDLDLVKGSPLKRRKFIDFTLKQISQDYSFNFDNYGKLLRKRNLLLKNDQTNTKSFNIINDLFVETAVKLILSRINFTSLLDQIIKPLYQEITNGKNTIKIRYALSFNIEDEKINQNILEKSFIENQRSIKDKEIKRKKSMIGPHLDDIHLYQDNKLARHFASQGQQRNIAVCLKLAEVYAFKKIKDYYPVFLLDEVLAELDQEKRLLLLNHLSKAEFQSFLTSVNSNNLRNVEAKLSVIKDGQLIGKE
- the dnaA gene encoding chromosomal replication initiator protein DnaA is translated as MSNYDFNKIWNQVLKSIRKDIGDTSFDIWFAKVEFSAYQNDIVYLTVPNSLTKEWIESRYNDLILKNLKTLTHQNISIVISTEPVSERNGNIPTLNTKYTFDSFVVGNSNRFAHAACYAVGESPAKAYNPLFIYGGVGLGKTHLMQAIGHHILTKNPLFSVVYVSSEQFTNELISSIKDDKTAVFRSKYRNVDVLLIDDIQFLAGKERTQEEFFHTFNTLYESNKQVVISSDRPPRNIPTLEDRLRSRFEWGLITDIQPPDLETRIAILRKKAQQENLDISNDIFDYIATNIHSNIRELEGALIRLLAYATITKRPLDMTLAAEALKDILPAPQPKKITIEIIQNIVAQNYELDIKDFLSKKRNKHLVVPRQIAMYLCRQLTDASFPQIGEQFGGRDHTTVIHAVEKIEKEIKENKKLENTIEKLSNTINK